The Rhodanobacter sp. LX-99 genome segment CTGTTGCTGCAACTGGCGCACGCGCATCTGCGTGTTGACCATCTCGCCGTAGACCTCGCGGAACTCGTCGGACAGCGCGATCTCGGCATACGCCTCCTCCGAGGCGTCCACCCACAGGTCGTACAGTCCCTTCAGCGAATCGATCTGGCGACCCGGTTCGGCATGCCGGGCCAGCTTCTCCTGCAGGCGCTGCATGCCCTGCGTGTTGGCGCGCTGAATCAGTTCCTGATAGCGGGTGGTCGCCTGCATCGACTCCAGCAGCGCCGTGGCCAGGGCCTGCTGCTGCATCTGCTGCTCGCGGTTCAGGCCGAACGCCGGCGTCGGCCCGTGCGTGCCCGGCAGGTCGCCGAAACCGCTGTGCTGGGCTGCCTGCATCCACGATCGCCATTGCCGCGCGAAGCCTTCCGCGCCGGCACTGTCGATCCCGCCGAAGGCCTGCGCAAACGGCTGGCTGGCACCACCGAACATCTGCTGCAACTGCTGGCGCCAGTCGGTGGTCGGCTGCTGCTGGGCTGCGCCGCCGGCAGCCGCCTGCATCCAGTCGAAATATCCCTTCAGGCCGGCCAGCGTGCGTTCCAGCATGTCGTTGCCCGCGGCTGACGCCGGTGGCGGCGCGAACGGATTCGCCGCGGGTTGCTGCTGGAACTGGCGCGTCCAGGCATCCCACGACTGCTGTGCCAGCGCCTGGTAATCCCTGATGAAATCATTCGCCGGGTCGGCCATCGGTGCGTCCTCGTGCAAGGTTCATCCATCCTAGCAAAAGCGTGTTGCAC includes the following:
- a CDS encoding poly(R)-hydroxyalkanoic acid synthase subunit PhaE produces the protein MHEDAPMADPANDFIRDYQALAQQSWDAWTRQFQQQPAANPFAPPPASAAGNDMLERTLAGLKGYFDWMQAAAGGAAQQQPTTDWRQQLQQMFGGASQPFAQAFGGIDSAGAEGFARQWRSWMQAAQHSGFGDLPGTHGPTPAFGLNREQQMQQQALATALLESMQATTRYQELIQRANTQGMQRLQEKLARHAEPGRQIDSLKGLYDLWVDASEEAYAEIALSDEFREVYGEMVNTQMRVRQLQQQQTEQLCRQLGVPTRSEVSSLGERLQALRREFRASRAGASADHADEIMALRRELAALKRQLADGPAAATVSKKAASAKSPVAAKKAPAKVARKPAAVSKSSSSPRKRK